A region of Pyxidicoccus parkwaysis DNA encodes the following proteins:
- the epsF gene encoding response regulator EpsF gives MSLEGSQPLIANAFVRAEPATSSILMVDDHDANLLALEAILEPLGQRLVRASSGPEALRWLLREDFALILLDVQMPGMDGFETARLVRQRQRTRYTPIIFLTAHSRDESHLVHGYTMGAADYVVKPFNPDVLRWKVEAFVALYRQQQRLQAQEAALWERERHILERQSERRFRRLVDSMPQLVWALLVDGTVSYVNRGWLEYAGLTPEQARRSQENQRFMHPDDLPHVQEAWLKSLRTEQPLQAEYRLRRARDGEYRWFLGRTLPERDEEGQLVGWIATATDIHDARRAVEVLKAASEAKDMFLTMAAHELRTPLQAARSYAHLAKVKAGAGMDPGLDKALRGIHRTVNRMASLVENLLDVGRLQQGELHLAQGEMDVSLLLREVVEHFQPLLESHRIDMDAPESLVLRADRERLEQVFTNLVSNALRYSPGGGAVRLTAREESGLVHVEVADQGLGIPPSQLEHIFERFSRAHGISYGGLGLGLAISRGIVERHGGRIWAESSGHEGEGSTFHVVLPKG, from the coding sequence ATGTCGTTGGAAGGCTCCCAGCCGCTCATCGCGAATGCCTTCGTCCGGGCCGAGCCGGCCACCTCGAGCATCCTCATGGTGGACGACCACGACGCGAACCTGCTCGCCCTGGAGGCCATCCTGGAGCCGCTCGGTCAGCGGCTGGTGAGGGCGTCCTCGGGCCCGGAGGCGCTGCGGTGGCTGCTGCGCGAGGACTTCGCGCTCATCCTGCTGGACGTGCAGATGCCGGGCATGGACGGCTTCGAGACGGCGCGGCTCGTTCGCCAGCGTCAACGCACGCGCTACACGCCCATCATCTTCCTCACCGCGCACAGCCGCGACGAGTCGCACCTGGTGCATGGCTACACCATGGGCGCGGCGGACTATGTGGTGAAGCCGTTCAACCCGGACGTGCTGCGCTGGAAGGTGGAGGCCTTCGTCGCGCTGTATCGCCAGCAGCAGCGGCTGCAAGCACAGGAGGCGGCGCTGTGGGAGCGCGAGCGCCACATCCTGGAGCGGCAGAGCGAGCGGCGCTTCCGCAGGCTGGTGGACTCGATGCCGCAACTGGTGTGGGCGCTGCTGGTGGACGGCACCGTCAGCTACGTCAACCGGGGCTGGCTGGAATATGCGGGACTGACGCCCGAGCAGGCGCGGCGCAGTCAGGAGAACCAGCGCTTCATGCACCCGGACGACCTGCCGCACGTGCAGGAGGCCTGGCTGAAGTCGCTGCGCACGGAGCAACCGCTGCAGGCGGAGTACCGGCTGCGCCGCGCGAGGGATGGGGAGTACCGCTGGTTCCTGGGCCGTACGCTGCCCGAGCGAGATGAAGAGGGCCAGCTCGTCGGCTGGATTGCCACGGCGACGGACATCCACGACGCGCGGCGCGCGGTGGAGGTGCTGAAGGCGGCCAGCGAGGCGAAGGACATGTTCCTCACCATGGCGGCGCACGAGCTGCGCACGCCGCTGCAGGCGGCGCGGAGCTACGCGCACCTGGCGAAGGTGAAGGCGGGCGCGGGGATGGACCCGGGCCTGGACAAGGCGCTGCGAGGCATCCACCGCACGGTAAACCGGATGGCGAGCCTGGTGGAGAACCTGCTCGACGTGGGCCGGCTCCAGCAGGGCGAGCTGCATCTGGCACAGGGCGAGATGGACGTGTCGCTGCTCCTGCGCGAGGTGGTGGAGCACTTCCAGCCGTTGCTGGAGTCGCACCGCATCGACATGGACGCGCCGGAGTCACTGGTGCTGCGCGCGGACCGCGAGCGGCTGGAGCAGGTGTTCACCAACCTCGTGTCCAATGCGTTGCGCTACTCGCCGGGAGGTGGGGCGGTGCGGCTGACGGCGCGCGAGGAGTCGGGACTGGTGCACGTGGAGGTGGCGGACCAGGGCCTGGGGATTCCGCCCTCGCAGCTGGAGCACATCTTCGAGCGCTTCAGCCGCGCGCATGGAATCTCCTACGGCGGGCTGGGGCTGGGGCTGGCGATTTCACGAGGCATCGTCGAGCGCCACGGCGGGCGCATCTGGGCGGAGTCCTCCGGCCACGAGGGCGAGGGCAGCACCTTCCACGTCGTGCTGCCGAAGGGCTGA
- a CDS encoding LysR family transcriptional regulator encodes MDARIDLDLNDVALFVRVVQARSFTAAARERGVPGSTVSRRIARLESVLGIRLLERTTRSLRLTDAGRTYFEHAERAVDDVWQGTDNVRELRKEPRGRVRILAPVVLGASVANVVYTCLARHPGVSIDLELDERRTDLLAEGYDIAILAGKVDNSADFVARELWRSSRKLLYASPRYLAARGTPRRLEDLARHDCVTTRATDGFATWTLTRGRHKRRITLAPRFYVNEFSAAHRAVLAGVGIAMLPEVRCAEDVAAKRLVRVLDGYEGESGGVHLLYRAHRSLTAAVRACIDHFLEELPATDPSRVIHKGRA; translated from the coding sequence ATGGATGCACGAATCGATTTGGATCTGAATGACGTCGCGCTCTTCGTTCGCGTCGTCCAAGCGCGCAGCTTCACTGCCGCCGCTCGCGAGCGCGGTGTTCCGGGCTCGACGGTGAGCCGGCGCATCGCGCGGCTGGAGTCCGTGCTCGGCATCCGGCTCCTCGAGCGCACGACGCGCAGCCTTCGCCTCACGGACGCGGGGCGCACGTACTTCGAACATGCCGAGCGGGCGGTCGACGACGTCTGGCAGGGCACCGACAACGTACGTGAGCTCCGCAAGGAGCCGCGCGGTCGCGTGCGGATTCTCGCGCCCGTCGTCCTCGGCGCTTCCGTGGCGAATGTCGTCTACACGTGCCTCGCGAGGCACCCGGGCGTGTCCATCGACCTCGAGCTCGACGAGCGGCGGACCGACCTGCTCGCCGAGGGTTACGACATCGCGATTCTCGCGGGGAAGGTCGACAACAGCGCCGACTTCGTCGCGCGCGAGCTGTGGCGGTCATCGCGGAAGCTGCTCTATGCGAGCCCGCGCTATCTCGCGGCGCGCGGCACGCCTCGGCGGCTGGAGGACCTCGCACGGCACGACTGCGTCACGACGCGCGCAACGGATGGGTTCGCGACGTGGACGCTCACCCGGGGGCGCCACAAGCGGCGAATCACCCTTGCGCCGCGCTTCTACGTGAACGAGTTCTCCGCCGCCCATCGCGCGGTGCTCGCCGGAGTCGGCATCGCGATGCTCCCGGAGGTGCGCTGCGCCGAGGACGTCGCCGCGAAGCGGCTGGTCCGTGTCCTCGACGGCTATGAAGGCGAGTCGGGCGGTGTTCATCTCCTCTATCGCGCCCATCGCTCGCTGACGGCGGCGGTCCGTGCGTGCATCGACCACTTCCTCGAGGAACTGCCAGCCACCGACCCGTCCCGTGTCATCCACAAAGGTCGCGCCTGA
- the wzy gene encoding exopolysaccharide repeat unit polymerase, whose product MYSPERPPYLRYLALIGFLVLATVGGGVIHPVVAVAPVLAVTVLWVILKVPIRYPVFAVTYLTLAVDYVAERPQSGLWESPLHPLGELLFAQLSYITKIGALRFPLIDVLVVGLMGLAMYRKVTKSTIDPPTPPMPRPLVAVTTLSLIALLWMEVRGVARGGDFKQSLWQWHQAAMMPFIVAMYHYSLRGPQDWPTLCRVVIAAGITKALVGSYFALVIVKSLGVFVEYTTAHSDSMTFIFCLLVVMLRFIEKPKAAHIIRGLGVVIIILMGMVFNDRRLAYVSLVGCLLAAFLINPWTPLKRFVVRMVPFLAPVIAVYIAIGWNHPTGIFGPVDTIRSLIDGQGGEGNLDYRDIENLDLIATWAQFPLLGTGYGHEFLLPVPLPDIAFVFPQFRYHPHDSLLGLFAFGGMLGYTGVWMYLAVTVFMAVRAYHRSDVSEHRACALIIVGIVASYINQVFGDMGIISYICTFLISMCVAMSGKLAVLSGAWPMPNSALLAMSPAAPVPPPGAIAYPNADGAPTPSSSANYGRRA is encoded by the coding sequence ATGTACTCCCCAGAGCGCCCACCCTACCTGCGCTACCTCGCGCTCATCGGCTTCCTGGTGCTCGCCACCGTGGGAGGGGGTGTCATCCACCCCGTCGTCGCCGTGGCCCCCGTCCTGGCCGTCACCGTGCTGTGGGTCATCCTCAAGGTGCCCATCCGCTACCCCGTCTTCGCGGTGACGTACCTGACGCTCGCCGTGGACTACGTGGCCGAGCGCCCCCAGTCCGGCCTCTGGGAGTCTCCCCTCCACCCCCTGGGGGAGCTGCTCTTCGCCCAGCTCAGCTACATCACCAAGATTGGCGCCCTGCGCTTCCCCCTCATCGACGTGCTCGTCGTCGGGCTGATGGGGCTGGCCATGTACCGGAAGGTGACGAAGTCCACCATCGACCCGCCGACGCCGCCCATGCCCCGGCCGCTCGTCGCCGTGACGACGCTGTCACTCATCGCCCTCTTGTGGATGGAGGTGCGCGGCGTGGCCCGGGGTGGCGACTTCAAGCAGTCGCTCTGGCAATGGCACCAGGCCGCGATGATGCCGTTCATCGTGGCCATGTATCACTACTCCCTGCGCGGGCCGCAGGACTGGCCCACGCTGTGCCGGGTCGTCATTGCCGCCGGCATCACCAAGGCGCTGGTGGGCAGCTACTTCGCGCTCGTCATCGTGAAGTCCCTGGGCGTCTTCGTGGAGTACACGACGGCCCACTCGGACTCGATGACGTTCATCTTCTGCCTGCTCGTGGTGATGCTGCGCTTCATCGAGAAACCCAAGGCGGCGCACATCATCCGGGGCCTGGGCGTCGTCATCATCATCCTCATGGGGATGGTGTTCAACGACAGGCGCCTCGCCTACGTCAGCCTCGTGGGCTGCCTGCTGGCCGCGTTCCTCATCAACCCGTGGACGCCGCTCAAGCGCTTCGTGGTGCGGATGGTGCCCTTCCTGGCGCCCGTCATCGCCGTGTACATCGCCATTGGCTGGAACCACCCCACGGGCATCTTCGGGCCGGTGGACACCATCCGGTCGCTGATTGATGGCCAGGGCGGAGAAGGCAACCTGGACTACCGCGACATCGAGAACCTGGACCTCATCGCCACGTGGGCGCAGTTCCCCCTGCTCGGCACGGGGTATGGCCACGAGTTCCTGCTGCCGGTGCCGCTGCCGGACATCGCCTTCGTCTTCCCGCAGTTCCGGTACCACCCGCACGACTCGCTGCTGGGGCTCTTCGCCTTCGGAGGGATGCTCGGCTACACGGGCGTGTGGATGTACCTGGCCGTCACCGTCTTCATGGCCGTGCGCGCGTACCACCGCAGCGACGTGTCCGAGCACCGCGCCTGCGCGCTCATCATCGTCGGCATCGTGGCCTCGTACATCAACCAGGTGTTCGGGGACATGGGCATCATCTCGTACATCTGCACGTTCCTCATCTCCATGTGCGTGGCCATGTCGGGGAAGCTGGCGGTGCTCTCGGGGGCGTGGCCCATGCCGAACAGCGCGCTGCTGGCAATGTCGCCGGCCGCGCCCGTGCCTCCGCCCGGGGCGATTGCGTACCCCAACGCGGACGGAGCCCCCACCCCCTCGTCGAGCGCCAACTACGGCCGGCGGGCCTGA
- the epsH gene encoding exopolysaccharide biosynthesis glycosyltransferase EpsH yields MPASRPRVLLIAELCNPDWVSVPLEGWSLYRALTEVADVHLVTHVRNRENILKQGVQEGSGFTALDSSPVEKPLDKVGQVLRGSAGVGWTTATALSALPYYYFEEVLWQRFGARIQAREFDLVHRYTPISPTTPSTLAARCKKAGVPFLMGPLNGGLPWPKGFGGARRREKEWLSYVREAYKLMPFYKSTRENASAILTGSRATRGQIAAQWQAKTVYVPENAIDTRRFGSAKSEGPVELPLRVAFVGRFVPYKGMAMLMEAAAPLIREGKVVLEYIGDGQEMPNLKAQAAREGIESGVTFAGWVKHQELQGRLAKNHVFGFPSVREFGGAVVCEAMALGLVPIVMDYGGPGEIVSPATGFAIPMGTPEEIVVRVREVLAKLAADPSVIRPMGERARARVFKYFTWKAKAEQVLEVYRWLLGERGQPDWGMPLAD; encoded by the coding sequence ATGCCTGCTTCCCGCCCTCGCGTCCTCTTGATTGCCGAGCTGTGCAACCCCGACTGGGTGAGCGTCCCGCTGGAAGGGTGGTCGCTCTACCGGGCCCTCACCGAGGTGGCGGACGTGCACCTCGTCACCCATGTCCGCAACCGGGAGAACATCCTCAAGCAGGGCGTGCAGGAGGGCTCGGGCTTCACGGCGCTGGACTCGTCGCCGGTGGAGAAGCCGCTCGACAAGGTGGGGCAGGTGCTGCGCGGCAGCGCGGGCGTGGGCTGGACGACGGCCACGGCGCTGAGCGCGCTGCCGTACTACTACTTCGAGGAGGTGCTCTGGCAGCGCTTCGGCGCACGCATCCAGGCGCGCGAGTTCGACCTGGTGCACCGCTACACGCCCATCAGCCCCACCACGCCGAGCACGCTGGCGGCGCGCTGCAAGAAGGCGGGAGTGCCCTTCCTGATGGGGCCGCTGAACGGAGGCCTGCCGTGGCCCAAGGGCTTCGGCGGCGCGCGGCGGCGGGAGAAGGAGTGGCTGAGCTACGTGCGCGAGGCGTACAAGCTGATGCCCTTCTACAAGTCCACGCGGGAGAACGCGTCGGCCATCCTCACGGGCTCGCGGGCGACGCGCGGGCAGATTGCGGCGCAGTGGCAGGCGAAGACGGTGTACGTGCCGGAGAACGCCATCGACACGCGGCGGTTCGGCTCGGCGAAGTCGGAGGGCCCGGTGGAGCTGCCGCTGCGGGTGGCCTTCGTGGGGCGCTTCGTGCCGTACAAGGGCATGGCCATGCTGATGGAGGCGGCGGCGCCGCTCATCCGCGAGGGCAAGGTGGTGCTGGAGTACATCGGCGACGGGCAGGAGATGCCGAACCTCAAGGCGCAGGCGGCGCGGGAGGGGATTGAGAGCGGGGTGACGTTCGCCGGGTGGGTGAAGCACCAGGAGCTGCAGGGGCGGCTGGCGAAGAACCACGTCTTCGGCTTCCCGAGCGTGCGCGAGTTCGGCGGCGCGGTGGTGTGCGAGGCGATGGCGCTGGGGCTGGTGCCGATTGTGATGGACTACGGCGGGCCGGGGGAAATCGTGAGCCCTGCGACGGGCTTCGCGATTCCGATGGGGACGCCGGAGGAAATCGTGGTGCGGGTGCGCGAGGTGCTGGCGAAGCTGGCGGCGGACCCGTCCGTCATCCGCCCCATGGGCGAGCGCGCCCGGGCGCGCGTCTTCAAGTACTTCACGTGGAAGGCGAAGGCCGAGCAGGTGCTGGAGGTGTACCGCTGGCTGCTCGGCGAGCGCGGGCAGCCGGACTGGGGCATGCCGCTGGCGGACTGA
- the mgtE gene encoding magnesium transporter, producing the protein MSPETEPILEDELRDAWPVLSPRDRVEGFRLLPPASADDFFLSLSSQEQAGLLMALLPGERRTWMRVLAPDDAADVIQQLPPEERGTFLTLLDDISRREVQALLAYEEDEAGGLMNPRFVRVRPDSSIDEALTYLRKQAREKVETVYYGYVLDAEQHLLGVVSLRQLFQASPGKVVRDVMRTDLVTVTEETDQEVVGRLFAEHGLAAIPVMDSQGHMKGIVTVDDIVSVVQDEATEDIQKVGGMEALDAPYFEVGFVAMLKKRAGWLLILFVSEMLTATAMARYEAEIARAVVLSLFVPLIISSGGNAGSQASTLVIRSLALTEVRLRDWWRVMRRELLSGVALGAVLGTVGLIRILLWQAAFHSYGEHATRVAITVGLSVLGVVTWGTLSGSMLPFVLRRLGFDPASASAPFVATLVDVSGLVIYFTTAEFVLRGALL; encoded by the coding sequence GTGAGCCCCGAGACGGAGCCCATCCTCGAAGACGAGCTGCGAGACGCCTGGCCCGTGTTGTCCCCGCGCGACCGCGTGGAGGGCTTCCGCCTCCTGCCTCCCGCGAGCGCGGACGACTTCTTCCTCTCACTGTCCTCGCAGGAGCAGGCCGGGCTCCTCATGGCGCTGCTGCCCGGCGAGCGGCGCACGTGGATGCGGGTGCTCGCGCCCGACGATGCGGCGGACGTCATCCAGCAACTGCCGCCGGAGGAGCGCGGCACCTTCCTCACGCTGCTCGACGACATCTCCCGCCGCGAGGTGCAGGCGCTGCTCGCCTACGAGGAGGACGAGGCGGGCGGGTTGATGAACCCCCGCTTCGTCCGCGTGCGGCCCGACTCGAGCATCGACGAGGCGCTCACCTACCTGCGCAAGCAGGCCCGCGAGAAGGTGGAGACCGTCTACTACGGCTACGTGCTCGACGCCGAGCAGCACCTCCTCGGCGTCGTCTCGCTGCGCCAGCTCTTCCAGGCCTCGCCGGGCAAGGTGGTGCGCGACGTCATGCGCACGGACCTCGTCACCGTGACGGAGGAGACGGACCAGGAAGTCGTCGGCCGCCTCTTCGCCGAGCACGGCCTCGCGGCCATCCCAGTCATGGACTCGCAGGGGCACATGAAGGGCATCGTCACCGTGGACGACATCGTCAGCGTCGTCCAGGACGAGGCCACCGAGGACATCCAGAAGGTCGGCGGCATGGAGGCCCTCGACGCGCCCTACTTCGAGGTGGGCTTCGTCGCCATGCTGAAGAAGCGCGCCGGCTGGCTGCTGATTCTCTTCGTGTCGGAGATGCTCACCGCCACCGCAATGGCCCGCTACGAGGCGGAAATCGCGCGCGCCGTGGTGCTGAGCCTCTTCGTGCCGCTCATCATCTCCTCGGGAGGCAACGCCGGCAGCCAGGCCTCCACGCTCGTCATCCGCTCGTTGGCGCTCACCGAGGTGCGCCTGAGGGACTGGTGGCGCGTCATGCGGCGCGAGCTCCTGTCCGGCGTCGCCCTGGGCGCCGTGCTGGGCACGGTGGGCCTCATCCGCATCCTGCTCTGGCAGGCCGCCTTCCACAGCTACGGCGAGCACGCCACCAGGGTGGCCATCACCGTGGGCCTGTCCGTGCTCGGCGTGGTGACGTGGGGCACGCTGTCCGGCTCCATGCTGCCCTTCGTGCTGCGGCGCCTGGGCTTCGACCCCGCGAGCGCGTCCGCGCCCTTCGTGGCCACCCTCGTGGACGTCAGCGGGCTGGTCATCTACTTCACCACCGCCGAGTTCGTCCTCCGCGGCGCGCTGCTGTAG
- a CDS encoding patatin-like phospholipase family protein yields the protein MLESSSNESCPQPVDRAHLNDKPDQACDLIMKGGVTSGVVYPPAILGLAGKYRFHSIGGASAGAIAAAAAAAAEYGRQTVTTPRAQSHGFVRLAEMNAELTTPGFVRDLFKPTDACRPLFKAMLTWQEGSAKERKRAEEKEQRERDKATEQGLPPPGTPAPPGWFSRQLHRARQVLRANSVCMKTVTGSYLLGGVLGLLLAAVLVSGSVLWALAWLQTGAGVYRALGGVIVLLALGICCVSTVLGGFLASVFTLLRIIGRLNQKDTQRFGICPGSDGASASMKTDASLALTDWLHVRLNELAGRGPKDAPITVRELREDAEIHFKLVTSNLTLGQPYTLPLTRGSRSFFFKKSELVHLFPAPVIDALVSWGTLNRPTRSVRIRDEDAGDFLRFPMGEDMPLVVATRLSLSFPVLLSAVRLYSVKPDKYRKGSDGKPQTLDLTTDIEEHWLSDGGITSNFPIHVFDAWVPLRPTFGITLYDSPLTGVLDQREGHQREENPKDSVLLPHPRNFDQARPQRTAIHDVLGFLRAVFETAQSYRDNAQSGMPGYRERILQIFMDANEGGLNLDMAPPVIERIQAKGRCAADALLTRYESLDSVNFFEHRWVRMHVLMAELERQFVEVRGLFKGADWKDALLHRFDALFAAQLAAQESKATEWYRKKDAVWCTEARGRLEALLGLIETWDASQQAWRRAHPARHDEDRPFFFAENPPRPEGVLKVIPNP from the coding sequence ATGCTCGAGAGCAGTAGCAACGAGTCCTGTCCCCAACCCGTGGACCGGGCCCACCTGAACGACAAGCCAGACCAGGCATGTGACCTCATCATGAAGGGCGGCGTGACGAGCGGCGTCGTCTATCCGCCCGCCATCCTCGGGCTCGCGGGCAAGTACCGCTTCCACTCGATTGGAGGCGCCTCCGCGGGAGCCATCGCCGCCGCGGCTGCAGCCGCAGCGGAGTACGGCCGGCAGACCGTCACCACGCCGCGAGCCCAATCCCACGGCTTCGTCCGGCTCGCGGAGATGAACGCCGAGCTGACCACTCCAGGTTTCGTGAGGGACCTCTTCAAGCCCACCGACGCCTGCCGTCCACTCTTCAAGGCGATGCTGACGTGGCAGGAGGGCAGCGCGAAGGAGCGCAAGCGGGCCGAGGAGAAGGAACAGCGCGAGCGCGACAAGGCCACGGAGCAGGGCCTCCCTCCGCCAGGCACCCCAGCGCCTCCCGGTTGGTTCTCGCGGCAACTCCACCGCGCGCGGCAGGTGCTGCGAGCCAACAGCGTCTGCATGAAGACCGTCACCGGCTCGTACCTCCTTGGGGGCGTGCTCGGCCTGCTGTTGGCGGCGGTGCTCGTCAGCGGCAGCGTCCTCTGGGCGCTCGCATGGCTTCAGACGGGCGCGGGCGTGTACCGCGCGCTCGGCGGAGTCATCGTGTTGCTGGCGCTGGGCATCTGCTGTGTCAGCACCGTGCTCGGTGGGTTCCTCGCGAGCGTCTTCACGCTGCTGCGCATCATCGGTCGGCTGAACCAGAAGGACACGCAGCGGTTCGGCATCTGTCCCGGCAGTGACGGCGCCAGCGCGTCGATGAAGACCGATGCGAGCCTCGCGCTGACGGACTGGCTGCACGTGCGCCTCAACGAGCTGGCGGGCCGGGGCCCGAAGGACGCGCCCATCACCGTGCGCGAGCTGCGCGAGGACGCCGAAATCCACTTCAAGCTCGTGACGAGCAACCTCACGCTGGGCCAGCCGTACACGCTGCCGCTCACTCGGGGCAGCCGCTCCTTCTTCTTCAAGAAGAGCGAGCTGGTCCACCTCTTCCCCGCGCCCGTCATCGACGCACTGGTGTCATGGGGCACGCTCAACCGGCCCACCCGCTCCGTCCGCATCCGAGACGAGGACGCGGGCGACTTCCTCCGCTTCCCCATGGGCGAGGACATGCCGCTCGTCGTGGCCACGCGCCTGAGCCTCAGCTTCCCCGTGCTGCTGAGCGCGGTGCGCCTCTACTCGGTGAAGCCGGACAAGTACCGCAAGGGGAGCGACGGAAAGCCGCAGACCCTCGACCTGACGACGGACATCGAGGAGCACTGGCTCAGCGACGGCGGCATCACCAGCAACTTCCCCATCCACGTCTTCGACGCGTGGGTGCCGCTGCGTCCGACGTTCGGCATCACCCTCTACGACTCGCCATTGACTGGCGTGTTGGATCAGCGCGAAGGACACCAGCGCGAGGAGAACCCCAAGGACTCCGTCCTCCTCCCGCACCCGAGGAACTTCGACCAGGCACGGCCCCAGCGCACGGCCATCCACGACGTCCTCGGCTTTTTGCGCGCCGTCTTCGAAACGGCGCAGAGCTACCGCGACAACGCGCAGTCCGGCATGCCCGGCTACCGCGAGCGCATCCTCCAAATCTTCATGGACGCGAACGAGGGCGGCCTCAACCTGGACATGGCGCCCCCGGTCATCGAGCGCATCCAGGCCAAGGGTCGCTGCGCCGCGGACGCCCTGCTCACGCGCTACGAGAGTCTCGACAGCGTCAACTTCTTCGAGCACCGCTGGGTCCGCATGCACGTGCTGATGGCCGAGCTGGAGCGCCAGTTCGTCGAGGTGCGCGGTCTCTTCAAAGGGGCCGACTGGAAGGACGCCCTGCTGCACCGCTTCGACGCGCTCTTCGCGGCGCAGCTCGCGGCACAGGAGTCCAAGGCCACCGAGTGGTACCGAAAGAAGGACGCGGTCTGGTGCACGGAGGCCCGGGGGCGACTGGAGGCCCTGCTGGGGCTCATCGAGACCTGGGACGCATCGCAGCAGGCGTGGCGGCGCGCGCATCCGGCCCGGCATGACGAGGACCGGCCCTTCTTCTTCGCGGAGAACCCGCCCCGGCCCGAGGGTGTGCTCAAGGTCATCCCGAATCCGTGA
- a CDS encoding cation diffusion facilitator family transporter, translating into MAAPASSLTSVLVALSGNTLVTLVKFIAFLLSGSGAMLSEAIHSAADTGNQVLLFLGLKRGSRERDASFHYGYGGERFIFGILSASGIFFVGCGVTVYHGIQSLLHPHTPEIGPVTFAVLGFSFLVEGGVLVFAVRGMLEAASGLGMPFFRYVREKADPAAVAILLEDGAAVLGLVLATVGILLAYLTGNPVFDAAASIIVGLLLGVIAVYLMVENRELLLGRAVPEETERRFVQGVLSRGTVADIHDVKTRQLTPEAFAFKAEMRFSEAFVAAKLAEALPASGVPASGEARTQALSGAASALIRALSEEIDAIEAEVRKAIPEARHIDLELEHLPMPGAEAAPVRAPAYGAVAMPRP; encoded by the coding sequence ATGGCCGCCCCCGCCTCGTCCCTCACCTCCGTCCTCGTCGCGCTGAGCGGCAACACGCTCGTCACCCTGGTGAAGTTCATCGCCTTCCTGCTGTCCGGCTCGGGAGCGATGCTGTCGGAGGCCATCCACTCGGCGGCCGACACGGGCAACCAGGTGCTGCTGTTCCTCGGGCTCAAGCGCGGCTCGCGCGAGCGCGATGCGTCCTTCCACTACGGCTACGGCGGCGAGCGCTTCATCTTCGGCATCCTCTCCGCGTCCGGCATCTTCTTCGTCGGCTGCGGCGTCACCGTCTACCACGGCATCCAGTCGCTCCTGCACCCGCACACGCCGGAGATTGGCCCCGTCACCTTCGCGGTGCTCGGCTTCTCCTTCCTCGTCGAGGGCGGCGTCCTCGTCTTCGCCGTGCGCGGCATGCTCGAGGCCGCGTCGGGATTGGGGATGCCCTTCTTCCGCTACGTGCGTGAGAAGGCCGACCCCGCGGCGGTGGCCATCCTCCTCGAGGACGGCGCCGCGGTGCTCGGCCTCGTGCTGGCCACGGTGGGCATCCTCCTCGCGTATCTCACCGGCAACCCCGTCTTCGACGCCGCCGCGTCCATCATCGTGGGCCTGCTGCTCGGCGTGATTGCCGTGTACCTCATGGTGGAGAACCGTGAGCTGCTGCTCGGCCGCGCGGTGCCCGAGGAGACCGAGCGCCGCTTCGTGCAGGGGGTCCTCTCGCGCGGCACCGTGGCGGACATCCACGACGTGAAGACGCGGCAGCTCACCCCCGAGGCCTTCGCCTTCAAGGCGGAGATGCGCTTCAGCGAGGCCTTCGTCGCCGCGAAGCTCGCCGAGGCGCTCCCGGCCTCGGGCGTGCCCGCGTCCGGAGAGGCTCGCACCCAGGCGCTGAGCGGCGCGGCCTCGGCCCTCATCCGCGCGCTGAGCGAGGAAATCGACGCCATCGAGGCGGAGGTCCGCAAGGCCATCCCCGAGGCGAGGCACATCGACCTGGAATTGGAGCACCTGCCCATGCCCGGCGCCGAGGCCGCTCCCGTGCGCGCCCCCGCCTATGGCGCCGTCGCGATGCCCCGGCCCTGA
- a CDS encoding NmrA family NAD(P)-binding protein, producing the protein MFLVSGITGKVGGAAARRLLEEGHRVRALVREPLKAAEWSRKGVDVRKGDFNDVAAVAEAMEGVEGAFLMLPPVLAPGADFTEAKAMSASLCEALRRAPPQRVVVLSSFGSQQGRGLGLITATHLLEEALDGLPLPTAYIRAGSFLDNYVYGLGRVASTGYLDSFFAPTSRSVPMVGTTDIGNQVARLLSGNWSGRRIVELGTRFSPDDIARAMSEVLGRPVLARPIPRDAWAASMGAMGMAPGTTGAYEEMLDSINSGWIDFGVPGTEHVDVTMTPAQVFAQAQRARVAP; encoded by the coding sequence ATGTTTCTCGTGTCGGGAATCACCGGCAAGGTCGGTGGCGCGGCTGCACGGCGTTTGCTGGAAGAAGGGCATCGGGTGCGAGCGCTGGTACGAGAGCCGCTCAAGGCCGCCGAGTGGTCACGCAAGGGCGTCGACGTCCGCAAGGGAGACTTCAACGACGTCGCTGCCGTCGCCGAGGCCATGGAAGGAGTCGAAGGCGCCTTCCTGATGCTGCCCCCGGTCCTCGCTCCGGGAGCGGACTTCACGGAGGCGAAGGCCATGAGCGCGAGCCTCTGCGAAGCCCTGCGCCGCGCGCCTCCGCAGCGAGTGGTGGTGTTGTCTTCGTTCGGCTCGCAGCAGGGCAGGGGGCTCGGGCTCATCACCGCGACCCATCTGCTCGAAGAGGCGCTGGATGGGCTGCCTCTTCCTACGGCCTATATTCGCGCCGGCTCGTTCCTGGACAACTACGTCTACGGTCTCGGGAGGGTGGCCTCCACCGGGTATCTCGACAGCTTCTTCGCGCCGACGAGCCGCTCCGTGCCGATGGTCGGCACGACGGACATCGGCAACCAGGTGGCCCGGCTGCTGAGCGGCAACTGGAGCGGCAGGCGAATCGTGGAGCTCGGCACCCGGTTCAGCCCGGACGACATCGCTCGCGCGATGAGCGAGGTGCTCGGCCGGCCCGTCCTGGCGCGGCCCATTCCCCGCGACGCGTGGGCGGCCAGCATGGGAGCCATGGGAATGGCTCCGGGCACCACCGGCGCCTACGAGGAGATGTTGGACTCCATCAACTCGGGGTGGATCGACTTCGGCGTGCCCGGCACCGAGCACGTCGACGTGACGATGACTCCCGCACAGGTCTTCGCGCAGGCACAGAGGGCCCGGGTCGCCCCCTGA